CGGCGCGCCCTGCGGCATCCCGATGACGCTGTCGACGGACTTCTCCTGGACTGGCACGCCGATCACGGGCAACGGATAAGCGATCGAGGCGGTCATGTTCGGCAGGTCGGCCGACTTGCCGCCCGCGCCTGCGATAATCACGTCCAGCCCGCGGTCCTCGGCGGTCTCGGCGTAGGCGTACATCAGTTCGGGGGTGCGATGGGCCGAGACGACGAACGTCTCGAAGGTAAACCGTGCCCCGGGGGCGTCCGTGTAGTCGGTCTGCTCCTCGAAGCCGAGTTCTTCAGCGAGGGCGACGTACGCACCGGGCCGTTTGCCCTTGCCGCCGGCCATGGTCGGCAGGTCCGAATCGCTGCCCATCACGATGCCCACGTCGGGCGTCTCCTCGTTCGGCCGGTCCGTCTCGGCTTGCTCGCGTAGCTGGTCGATCAGCGACTGGACGCGCTCGGGAGTCGTCATGTGCGAGGGTGGACGCGGCACCGACTAATATGGCGGGGATGTCCGGACTACGCGCCGAGACGCTCGCGCACGACCAGCAGGCCCGGCAACATCGTGACGACGGCGACGAACGCGAAGACGATCGCCAGCCCCGTCACGATCCCGAACCGCTGGAGCGGCGGCGAGAGCGCGAAGGCGAGCACGCCGAAGGCCGCCGCGGTCGTCGCGGCGCTGGCGAGGAGTGCCCCGCCGGTCCCGGTGATCGTCCGGGCGAGTGCGGATTCGAGCGTCTCGGCACGCTCGCGCTCGTCGACGAACCGCTCGCTGGCGTGGATGCTGTAGTCGACGCCGAGGCCGATCGCCAGGCTCGTGATCACCGCCGTCTCGCTGTTGAACGACACCCCGAGCAGCGACATCGCTCCGAGCAGCCACGCCAGCGCCACCACGACCGGCAGGACCGCCACGGGACCCAGCGACCACGAGCCGTACCGGACGCGGAACAGCGCTGTCAGGAACAGCAGGATGACCACGAGCGTCACCGCGACGGCCTCGATCAGCGTCTCCAGCAGCGCGTCCTGGATGACCGCCGTCGTGACGGTCGCGCCTGTCGCCACGGCCGAGACCGTGGCCGCGCCGTCGTCGGCAACGCCGCGATCGATCTGCGCCGCGAACGCGCTGGTGTCCCCGGCGATCGTCTGGGCCGATTCGCTCAACCGGACCGAGAGCAGCAGCCGGGCCGACGCTGGATGGAACTATCTTGATTCAGCGGGAGAACCGCGCCGTTCACGGCGCAGAGGATGTCACTCTTCGTCGTTCTCGCTGGCGTCTTCGACGGTGATCGTCACGGGTTCGTCGGCGTCCAACTCGCGCTCTTCGAGGTGAGAATCGAGATTGAAGACCGTGTTGAGCTGTTCCTGTACGTCGTCGACGATCTCCGAGACGAGGTCGCTGGGGGCCATCGCGCTGTACTCGTAGGGGTTGTTGCCCGCGCCGTCGCTCTCGCGCTTGCGCCGCGTCACTTTGCCCTCCTCGTGGAGTTCCGCGAGCGCCTCCCGGACCGTGCTCGGGTACAGGCCGGTCTCCTCGGCGATCTCATCGCTCGTGCTGTGGGGGTATTGGCGGAGATTGACGTATATCCGCGCGCGGGTCTCGGTATCGAGCACCCACGCGAGCAGGTCGACCAGTCGGTCGTCGAACTCCCCGACCGCCCGGTCGGCTTCCTCTTCGAGACGCTCGCGGACGCCCCCCTCGTCGTCGACCGTTACGCCGACTGGCTCGCCGCCGTCCTCGGCCTCGACGTCGATTGATTCTCCGCCCCCTGCTACGTCAGTCCGGTCCTCGTCTGTGGTGTCGTCTGGCGACATGCGTCGTTTCTACGAGGACAAAAGCGACTCCCGAATAAAAAGCCTTGGCTGGCACGCGGCGCGAATGCCGCTCACATTCGACGAGAGGCGGCCTGCTGCACCCGCAGCTGGAGCGCGTCACAGAGCGCGTCGACGCCCGCCTCATCACGGAGACGGCGCTGCCGTTGTGATCCGCTCTCGCCCTCGTAGATCTCGCGGATGCCGTCGACGCCGAGTCGGTCGGCGTCCCGGTAGACGACCTCCTCGAGGTCGACCGTTCCGTCGCCGTCGCGGGCGATAAAGGAGGCGTCGTGGCCGTGACGGGTCGCCCGCCACTTGTTCTCGTCGAGCAGTTCGCGCCGCATCTCCGTTTTGGATTCGCCGTCCTCGTAGCGTTCGGCCAGATCGAGCACGAGCGCGTGGGCGTACTCGACGAACGCCATCGTCCGGTCGGGGTCGGCCTGTCCGTCCGGCGCGCGGATCTCGACGGTGCCGTACTCGGTGTGCGGTCGCACGTCGAACCACAGCTCCCCGCGGTCGCTGATCGAATCCGTCTCCAGCATCTGCGCTTCGAACCCGCGGTACTCCTCGATCGATTCGAACGCCGTCGGCATGCCCGTGTTGGGCAGTCCCTCGAAGATCTTCGCCCGGGCGGACGCCAGCCCCGTGTCGTAGCCGTTCCAGTACGGCGAGTTGGCCGACAGCGCCAGCATGATCGGGAGGTGCCACCGGATCTCGTTGGCGATCCACATGGCCTTCTCGCCGTCGTCGACGCCGACGTGGACGTGGACGCCGGCGGTCGTGTTGCGGTGCTGCGGGTACTGGATGCGGTCCAGTTGCGCCCGGTAGCGCGGCTTCTCGGCGCGTTCGAGTTCGCGCCACTTCGCCAGCGGGTGCAGCCCCGCTGCTGCGACCTCGAACCCGTGCTCGCGGGCGTGTTCGACGAGCGCGTTGCGCACCTCGAGAACGGCCTCGCGGGCGTGTTCCGGGTCCTCGATCAGTCGGGTCCGGGTTTCGATGACAGTCTTGAACAGTTCGTGGTCGATTCGATCGTCGAGCACGGGAGGGAGGTCGGACTCGTAGACCAGTTCGTCCGATCCGGCAGTCGGCCGGCCCGCGTCGTCGACGACGTAGAACTCTTCCTCGACACCCAGCGTTCCGAGGCGGGTGAACGGCGACTCCGTGCCCGTATCCATCGCTACCACGCGTTTGGTTTCGGCCCGATAAAACCTTCCCGTTACTGCGGGGTTATTGCCGCGGTGTGGCGACGACGCCCAGGTGATCGCCGTGGTACGGTTCCAGCCGCGCCCGATCGAGGATCTCGTAGCCGGATTCGAGAGTCGCGCTGACCTCCTCGAAGACCGTTTCGGGATCGGCGGTCACGTCCTCGCTGCGGGCTTTGATCGCCAGCAGCAGCCGACCGTCAGGTTCGAGGAACTGTCGGTTCGCGAGCGCGACCTCGGCCTGCCCGCGCGTCGCGACGTCCTGGACCAGGACCTCGACCGGCTCGACGACGTGGGCGTAGGTCTCGGGCTTGCGCGCGTCTTTCAACAGCGGGAACAACCGCTCGCGATCGGCGGCGACCTCGATCAGGTCGCGGGTCGGCCGCGGGGCGAACTCGACGGCGTAGGTCGGCCCGGCGAAATCGGCGACGTGGCTGACTGTCGTCCCGCTTGCGGCCCCGAGATAGAGCACGCGCTCGCCGCCGGCGAGGCCGTGATCCAGCCCGCGTTCGAACATCGCCGCGACCTTCGAGCGGCCGGGGTCCCAGCGGCGCCACCCGTCGACGACCGCCTCCTCGGAGACCTGTGGCCCGCGGGTCGCAAGCGACTCGCGGCCGTCGAACGTTCGGCGCTGGATGCCCTCGGGGAGGCTCATTCGCCGTCACCCCGCGCGCGGATCGTCTCGATGCGGTCGTCCAGTTCGGCCTGGAGTTCGGGTCGGCGCTCGCCGCTGTAGTGGTCGACGCGAGCGGCGAGCGTCAGTTTGCCCGCGAGCGCCCGGGCGGCCGAGCCGCGGTGTTCGGGGTCGGTCCCGCGGACGTACTCGTGGGTGTAGATGACCCCGTGCTTCGGCGAGGGGGCGTTCCCCCGCAGGTGGGCAAAAAGTGCGTCTTCGGCTCCCAGGACCTGGACCGTTCCGCTGGCCGAGCGCGCCAGCTGTTTCAGCCCGCCCGAGAGCGCGATCAGCCGCGCCGCGAGCACCGGCCCGGCCATCGCCGCGAGGTTCGGCGCGACCTCGGGCGCGAGCCGCTCGATCGACGCCCGGAGTTCGGCGGCCCGCTCGTCGAGGTCGACCACCTGCTCGGCGAGCGCGCGCAGTTGCTCGTCGAGGTCGCCCCCCGGTTCGCGCTCGGCGATCTCGCGGGTGAATGAGACGCCACCACCGGACTCGCCGATCCGACTGCCGCCCCACTCGGCGACACGCTCGGCCAGTTCGTTTGCAGTGCGTTCACAGTCGTCCATCGCGCGAACGGCGTGGACGAGCTGCTGGTCATCGGCGCGCTCGCGTTCGGCGACGGCCTCGCGGGCGGTTTCGATGGTCGCTTCGCGCAGTTTGTCGTAGTAGTCGTCTTCGTCAGCGGCGAATCCAGACTCGACCGCTCGAGCCGGCCAGTCCGCCGGCGATTCGGCGGTCCCGTTCTCGATCGCACCGCGCGCGTCGAGGTCGTCGGGATCGACGCCCTCGAACCAGCCTGTGTCCGTGGTCATTGTCGGTGTGTATACGTTCCCCTCGTATATCGGTTCCCGAGTCGGTTTTCGATCGACGAGTCAGACAATCGTCACTTCGCTCTTCGAATCCTCGATTGCCCCTTTCATTGTTATTATTCATAAAGGAATAGAACAGCCGACTATGGCCACGGCGAGGTGGCGCGAGGCGGAGCGCGAGCACACGGACGCGGTGATCGGGCGGGACACGCTGGCGGAGATGTTCGAAGGGGCGGCCCAACGCAACGCCGAGCGGGACGCACAGCTGTACAAGACGGACTGTTACGAGCGGACGCTGCCGGCGGTCGAGACGCCGGGCACCGAATCGGGGCGGTACCGGACGCTGACCTACGCGGAGATGCGCGAGAGCGTCCGTCATCTGGCGGCCGGGTTCCGCGAACTCGGGACGAGCGCGGACGATCGGGTCGGAATCTTCGCGAACACGCGCATGGAGTGGGCCCAGACCGACTTCGCGCTGCTCGCAGCGGGCGGTGTCGTCACGACAGTCTACACGGAATCCTCGCCACAGCAGGTCCGATACCTGCTGGGCGATCCCGACGCCGTCGGCGTCGTCGTCGAGAACGGCGACCTGCTCGATCGCGTCCTGGAGGTCGAAGACGACCTCGATCTGGAGTTCATCGTCGCCATGGACGAGGTCTACGGCCACGGCAACCGCGAGGACATCTACACGCTCGGTGAGGTCGCACGCCTCGGTGCGGCGGCGTTCGAGGAGTCGGCCTACCGGGAGTGGCTCGAGGCGCGCGACCCCGACGACCTGGCGACGCTGATCTACACCTCGGGGACGACGGGCAAGCCCAAGGGCGTGAAACTCACCCACTGGAACCTCCGGTCGAACGTCAACCAGACGCGCAAGCGGATCGGGCCCCGCCCCGACAAGCCCGCGGACGTCCCCACTCTGGACAGCGGCACGCGGACGATCTCGGTGCTCCCGCTGGCGCACGTCTTCGAGCGGACAGCCGGCCACTTCCTCATGTTCGCTTCGGGCGCGACCGTCGGGTACGCCGAGAGCCCGGACACGATCCCGGAGGATATCAACAAGATCCGGCCACAGACGGGGACGAGCGTCCCGCGGATCTACGAGCGGATCTTCGACCGGATGCGCGATACAGCGGGCGAGACAGCGACCAAACAGCGCGTGTTCGAGTGGTCGATCGACGTCGCTCGCTCCTATGCTCGGGCGGACTCGCCGGGACCGTTGCTCCGGGCTAAACACAGGCTGGCGGACTATCTGGTCTACGAGAGCGTCCGGAGTCGGCTCGGCGGCAACGTCGAGTTCATGGTCAGCGGCGGGGGGAGTCTCAGCCCGGAACTGGCCGAACTGTTCCTCGGGATGGGGCTACCGATTCTGGAGGGGTACGGGCTGACCGAAACGTCGCCGGTCGTGTCCGTCAACCCGCCCGAGGACGTCCGGCCCGGAACGCTCGGGCCGCCGGTCGCCGACGTGGAGACGCGGCTGGACACCGAACTGGTCACCGACGAGGAGTTCCCGGACGCCGAGGGCGAGGTCGGCGAGTTACAGGTCACGGGGCCGAACGTCTACCCCGGCTACTGGGAGCGGCCCGAGGACACCGACCGGGTGTTCACCGACGACGGCTGGTTCAGGACGGGCGACATCATCGAGCGAACCGACGACGGCTACCTGATCTATCGCGACCGGATGAAACAGATCCTCGTGCTCGATACGGGCAAGAACGTCGCGCCGGGCCGGATCGAAAA
This window of the Halapricum desulfuricans genome carries:
- the purE gene encoding 5-(carboxyamino)imidazole ribonucleotide mutase — encoded protein: MTTPERVQSLIDQLREQAETDRPNEETPDVGIVMGSDSDLPTMAGGKGKRPGAYVALAEELGFEEQTDYTDAPGARFTFETFVVSAHRTPELMYAYAETAEDRGLDVIIAGAGGKSADLPNMTASIAYPLPVIGVPVQEKSVDSVIGMPQGAPITAVDAGKSFNAALSAVQILSRQYPELRERLADYHRDLQQDVGEVSRDLHELGTPGFKDKYWEE
- a CDS encoding helix-turn-helix domain-containing protein, which encodes MSPDDTTDEDRTDVAGGGESIDVEAEDGGEPVGVTVDDEGGVRERLEEEADRAVGEFDDRLVDLLAWVLDTETRARIYVNLRQYPHSTSDEIAEETGLYPSTVREALAELHEEGKVTRRKRESDGAGNNPYEYSAMAPSDLVSEIVDDVQEQLNTVFNLDSHLEERELDADEPVTITVEDASENDEE
- a CDS encoding glutamate--cysteine ligase; this encodes MDTGTESPFTRLGTLGVEEEFYVVDDAGRPTAGSDELVYESDLPPVLDDRIDHELFKTVIETRTRLIEDPEHAREAVLEVRNALVEHAREHGFEVAAAGLHPLAKWRELERAEKPRYRAQLDRIQYPQHRNTTAGVHVHVGVDDGEKAMWIANEIRWHLPIMLALSANSPYWNGYDTGLASARAKIFEGLPNTGMPTAFESIEEYRGFEAQMLETDSISDRGELWFDVRPHTEYGTVEIRAPDGQADPDRTMAFVEYAHALVLDLAERYEDGESKTEMRRELLDENKWRATRHGHDASFIARDGDGTVDLEEVVYRDADRLGVDGIREIYEGESGSQRQRRLRDEAGVDALCDALQLRVQQAASRRM
- a CDS encoding fibrillarin-like rRNA/tRNA 2'-O-methyltransferase; this encodes MSLPEGIQRRTFDGRESLATRGPQVSEEAVVDGWRRWDPGRSKVAAMFERGLDHGLAGGERVLYLGAASGTTVSHVADFAGPTYAVEFAPRPTRDLIEVAADRERLFPLLKDARKPETYAHVVEPVEVLVQDVATRGQAEVALANRQFLEPDGRLLLAIKARSEDVTADPETVFEEVSATLESGYEILDRARLEPYHGDHLGVVATPRQ
- a CDS encoding NOP5/NOP56 family protein, which codes for MTTDTGWFEGVDPDDLDARGAIENGTAESPADWPARAVESGFAADEDDYYDKLREATIETAREAVAERERADDQQLVHAVRAMDDCERTANELAERVAEWGGSRIGESGGGVSFTREIAEREPGGDLDEQLRALAEQVVDLDERAAELRASIERLAPEVAPNLAAMAGPVLAARLIALSGGLKQLARSASGTVQVLGAEDALFAHLRGNAPSPKHGVIYTHEYVRGTDPEHRGSAARALAGKLTLAARVDHYSGERRPELQAELDDRIETIRARGDGE
- a CDS encoding AMP-dependent synthetase/ligase — protein: MATARWREAEREHTDAVIGRDTLAEMFEGAAQRNAERDAQLYKTDCYERTLPAVETPGTESGRYRTLTYAEMRESVRHLAAGFRELGTSADDRVGIFANTRMEWAQTDFALLAAGGVVTTVYTESSPQQVRYLLGDPDAVGVVVENGDLLDRVLEVEDDLDLEFIVAMDEVYGHGNREDIYTLGEVARLGAAAFEESAYREWLEARDPDDLATLIYTSGTTGKPKGVKLTHWNLRSNVNQTRKRIGPRPDKPADVPTLDSGTRTISVLPLAHVFERTAGHFLMFASGATVGYAESPDTIPEDINKIRPQTGTSVPRIYERIFDRMRDTAGETATKQRVFEWSIDVARSYARADSPGPLLRAKHRLADYLVYESVRSRLGGNVEFMVSGGGSLSPELAELFLGMGLPILEGYGLTETSPVVSVNPPEDVRPGTLGPPVADVETRLDTELVTDEEFPDAEGEVGELQVTGPNVYPGYWERPEDTDRVFTDDGWFRTGDIIERTDDGYLIYRDRMKQILVLDTGKNVAPGRIENEFATSDRIEQIMAVGDGQKFVSALIAPNFERLEAWADREGIDLPADRERLCEDERVREWIGEEVERVNRRLEPVEQVKQFRLTPEEWTPQNELLTPSMKKKRRTILQRFNDQVEDIYEE